A stretch of Arachis hypogaea cultivar Tifrunner chromosome 15, arahy.Tifrunner.gnm2.J5K5, whole genome shotgun sequence DNA encodes these proteins:
- the LOC112750389 gene encoding pentatricopeptide repeat-containing protein At1g26460, mitochondrial, with protein MASQMTILSRARSFIPKPTLIKTISTFPSLFQEPQLATPEPTHPTTTTTTSLPPNPASGSPLYNENWRNPIPPSSFTASSITPQNLFTNQQQGFQMQTLSNTHDATSLMNLFASWMASQQWADVKALFEAWVRSLDKNGKPNKPDVGLFNHYLRANLMLGASAAELLDLLAQMDEFQIVPNTASFNLVLKAMYQANETVAAEKLIERMLQTGNESLPDAESYNLVIGMLFQSDQIDAAFKHIDLSLKSGSVLSMNVFMECVKSCVKKHRLDLLVTIIERCRTTDQNKSLCPSWSMCNYIVEIAVQEDNSKLAFYGLQFMAKWMLKGESARPALLLSVDEGLVVAALVTAGRTYNSELLGASWAVLIRSLRKNKAPNPESYLGKIYAHASMGNLQKAFATLHDYESAYGESTEEVEDLFCPFTSLHPLVVACSKKGFETLDTVFFQLENLSRAENPYKSVAALNCIILGCANIWDLDRAYQTFDAIGSDFGLTPNIHSYNGLIYAFGKLKKTSEAMRVFEHLLSLGVKPNVKSYSLLVDAHLINRDVKSSLAVLDDMIAAGFEPSKETLSKARRRCMREMDYESDDRLGSIARSLKIPIGSEGRRNLLFNLDYSVEYA; from the exons ATGGCGTCGCAAATGACGATCCTCTCAAGAGCCCGCTCCTTCATCCCAAAACCCACTCTCATTAAAACCATCTCCACCTTCCCGTCCCTCTTCCAAGAACCCCAACTCGCTACCCCTGAACCCACCcatccaaccaccaccaccaccacctccctcCCTCCAAACCCAGCCTCGGGATCCCCACTCTACAATGAAAACTGGCGAAACCCAATCCCACCATCTTCCTTCACTGCCTCCTCTATCACCCCTCAGAACTTGTTCACCAACCAGCAACAAGGGTTCCAAATGCAAACACTCTCCAACACCCACGACGCGACCTCGCTGATGAACCTCTTCGCTAGTTGGATGGCGTCGCAGCAGTGGGCCGACGTAAAGGCCCTGTTCGAGGCCTGGGTGAGGTCTCTCGACAAGAACGGCAAGCCCAACAAGCCCGACGTCGGTCTGTTTAACCATTACCTTAGGGCTAATCTCATGCTTGGGGCTTCTGCCGCCGAGTTGTTGGATCTACTTGCACAGATGGATGAATTCCAGATTGTCCCTAATACGGCGTCGTTTAACCTTGTCCTTAAGGCTATGTATCAGGCCAACGAAACCGTTGCTGCCGAGAAGCTCATCGAACG GATGCTGCAGACAGGCAATGAATCTCTCCCCGATGCTGAATCATATAACTTGGTCATTGGAATGCTCTTTCAGTCTGACCAGATTGATGCTGCATTCAAACATATAGATTTAAGTTTGAAATCTGGTTCTGTGTTGTCAATGAACGTATTTATGGAATGTGTGAAGAGTTGTGTCAAAAAGCACAGACTTGATTTATTGGTTACAATAATTGAAAGGTGCAGG ACAACAGATCAGAACAAATCACTTTGTCCCTCCTGGAGTATGTGCAATTATATAGTTGAAATTGCTGTTCAAGAGGATAATAGCAAGTTAGCTTTTTATGGCCTGCAATTTATGGCTAAGTGGATGTTGAAGGGTGAAAGTGCAAGACCTGCCTTATTACTTTCCGTAGATGAAGGTTTAGTTGTGGCAGCTCTTGTGACTGCAGGTAGAACTTATAATTCCGAGCTGTTAGGAGCATCATGGGCAGTTTTGATCCGCTCATTGCGTAAAAATAAAGCTCCTAATCCAGAATCATATCTTGGAAAGATATATGCCCATGCATCCATGGGGAACCTACAAAAGGCTTTTGCTACTTTACATGATTATGAGTCTGCATATGGAGAATCCACTGAAGAAGTCGAAGACTTGTTCTGCCCGTTTACTTCTTTACATCCATTGGTTGTTGCATGCTCCAAGAAAGGTTTTGAGACTTTGGATACT GTTTTTTTTCAACTGGAGAATTTAAGCCGTGCAGAGAATCCTTATAAATCTGTTGCTGCCCTAAACTGCATCATTTTAGGTTGTGCAAATATATGGGACCTTGATCGTGCCTACCAGACTTTTGACGCAATTGGATCTGATTTTGGGTTGACCCCTAATATTCATTCATATAATGGGCTAATTTATGCTTTTGGGAAGCTCAAGAAG ACAAGTGAGGCTATGAGGGTGTTCGAGCATCTCTTGAGTTTGGGTGTTAAGCCCAATGTAAAATCATATTCGCTCCTTGTTGATGCCCACCTGATTAACCGTGATGTCAAATCTTCCTTGGCAGTTCTTGATGATATG ATTGCTGCGGGGTTTGAACCATCAAAAGAGACACTAAGCAAGGCCAGAAGGCGATGTATGCGAGAGATGGATTATGAAAGTGATGACAGATTGGGATCAATTGCAAGATCTCTGAAGATACCAATAGGTTCAGAAGGCCGTCGGAACCTTTTGTTTAATCTTGATTACAGTGTGGAATATGCTTAA